From Cyanobacteriota bacterium:
AATGCTTGGCAGTGGGTGTCGGCTGCTGAGGGCATTGATGGCTCGCACCCTAATGGCATTATTACTGGCTGTAATGAGGTGACACTTTGCAGCAAAGCAGGATAATCAGACAGGGCTATTCCCGTTTCTAGGGGTAGTGAAGACTGGTGGTTCAGCTCGCGACTGTAGGTAGCTGCAAGGGTGAGGGGGCTATCACCAGACTCATAGGAATAAACTAGGCAACGATCAATATCTAAGGTGCTTCCTAAAGTGTTAGCTATTTGTTGCCAAACAGTCTCTAATGTCAGTACACAGCGGATTTGCCGACTCGTTTCTAGTAGCAGGCGATAAAACTGAGCAGAATCTGCCATCATACTAGCTGTCACCGTTGTCTCGTGTTGGCGGGTGACACCGTTGGTATCATCGATAGCGGGTTTTCGGAGATCAGTAGGCATTGGTGTCATGGAGGCAATGACAAAAGGCTATGAGCAATACAGACTATGAGCAATGCATTAGACAGCATGTTAGCTGTTTTAAAGCAGTAGCAGGAACTTTGAAGGATAGCAATCACTTGTAGTTTGGAGTAGTCGTGCAACGTCAGTCAAACCCTTGTAGATGGGAATTATTTTGGTGATGGCTAGCTGAACGGAAGCATTAGTCTACGATCGCTGACTACGTACAGTCCCTGCTTAGCATTGTTGGCGATCACACTATTGCTTTGCAGACACTCAATCATTCCACTCACCCCTAGGTGGGACAGGAGGATTTCGCTGAAATGTATGGGTAAGATCATCGTCACGCCTCGACTCACCCTTGAGCCATTGACGCAGCGCAACCTCGATGACCTTGCTAGGATCATTGGTTAAGTGTCGAATCTCATCCAACAATTCAGAGTCAATGTGGATGGATAACTCGGTCTTTTGAGTCGATCGGGTTGACGGGG
This genomic window contains:
- a CDS encoding type II toxin-antitoxin system CcdA family antitoxin; the encoded protein is MHENAAPSTRSTQKTELSIHIDSELLDEIRHLTNDPSKVIEVALRQWLKGESRRDDDLTHTFQRNPPVPPRGEWND